A window of Solea solea chromosome 18, fSolSol10.1, whole genome shotgun sequence contains these coding sequences:
- the sash1b gene encoding SAM and SH3 domain-containing protein 1 isoform X2 — translation MEELRKRKVVHNAEMGKLDSVATSVQLRSQIQESLGLTSATSTPETERRYPVHRSSSDDGSSGGKSDGKRKNKSFWQSFRKSQKGVMRQIAKGDGVGFVASEITMSDEERIQLMMMVKENMISIEEALARLKEFEVQNRQTCRSDPTEWTDASSPNTNESFNCNSCELSDNEQEESVTFRRLHRLVNSTRKVKKKLIRIDESKRTGADESPNIDGLFCAEASTSLYAGVLKKPALCPVDSLASALQEQLVYDRDSESLTPSSPSSSSLDTCSSQKIFQASSKPSESPVHQEASVAGEAREAGEGSGSSISETDVCKEEKDTKMARSVTDGELPHRNLKLLSLHGRACSFGGFDLTNRSTLSVISGNEHANTHRDCGVGDALKSPPMSRISLGKKVKSVRETMRKHISKRYHSSLCEQSSPDRVPSCPHSPQSESDSLEKPKLKPGGSVESLRSSLSGQSSMSGQTVGTTDSSNSNRESVKSEDGEEDELPYHGPFCGRAVVHTDFTPSPYDADSLKLKSGDVIDIISKPPMGTWMGMLGGKVGTFKFIYVDVLNEEQAKPKKTRRRRRARQPKPTSVEELLDRINLKDHLPTFLFNGYEDLDTFKLLEEEDLDELNIRDPQHRAVLLTAVELLQEYDGGSGSSDPDRGSESRGSQEKLLLDRRGGLMGDSPRDSGCYESNENLENGRDKKTSSSVSRSSSGFESSRLSSPDPPALTLTLNLSSPVKILPHSPPECPPCILPSLRPPKYSLGLVSPSFVNPPSGAPARSQSCMDLRRKPAPESLMHCFSLSDLHKEQRNKLSDPKAWNLSSKSEETRRQNHFKVNIPSSTAANDALCETLNVGGSNVFAPNGGKTTQSAGLNLQNTVPAQRSNHPINMSSSPNSQQEPLLTETVCVENSTGHASSQGQRSFLLSANSEARLLKVKRKDKTAAVTGRSSQKGDAS, via the exons ATGGAGGAGCTGCGGAAGCGCAAAGTAGTGCACAATGCAGAGATG GGAAAACTTGACTCAGTGGCCACATCAGTGCAGCTCCGCTCTCAGATCCAG GAATCCCTTGGACTCACCAGTGCCACATCAACTCCAGAGACTGAAAGAAG GTATCCTGTGCACAGATCGAGCTCTGACGATGGATCATCAGGAG GAAAATCGGACggaaagagaaagaacaagTCTTTTTGGCAGAGTTTCCGAAAGTCGCAGAAAGGAGTGATGCGTCAGATTGCAAAAG GTGATGGCGTTGGCTTTGTAGCCAGTGAAATCACCATGAGTGATGAAGAGCGTATccagctgatgatgatggtgaaggAGAATATGATTTCTATAGAGGAAGCCCTGGCGCGG CTGAAGGAGTTTGAGGTACAGAACAGACAAACCTGCAGGTCCGATCCCACAGAATGGACTGATGCCTCCAGTCCCAACACAAATGAGTCGTTCAACTGCAAC TCCTGCGAGCTGTCAGACAATGAACAGGAAGAGTCTGTCACGTTCAGGAGACTCCACAGACTGGTCAACTCGACCCGGAaggtgaagaagaagctgaTCAGAATCGATGAGTCCAAGAGAACTGGAGCCGACG AGAGCCCAAACATAGATGGTCTATTCTGTGCAGAGGCCAGTACCTCCCTGTACGCGGGCGTGCTGAAGAAGCCTGCACTTTGCCCCGTGGACTCCCTGGCTTCTGCACTGCAGGAACAGCTCGTGTATGACAGGGACTCGGAGAGTCTGACGCCCTCCTCCCCGTCCTCCAGCAGCCTGGACACCTGCAGCAGCCAGAAAATCTTCCAGGCCTCGAGCAAGCCGAGCGAGAGCCCCGTTCATCAGGAGGCGAGCGTCGCCGGCGAGGCGAGGGAGGCAGGAGAAGGCAGCGGCTCTTCGATTTCGGAAACGGACGTCTGCAAGGAGGAGAAGGACACCAAAATGGCTCGATCGGTGACGGACGGGGAGCTGCCTCACCGTAACCTCAAATTACTCAGCCTCCATGGG agaGCCTGCAGTTTTGGAGGATTTGACCTGACTAACCGCTCAACGCTCTCCGTTATCTCTGGCAATGAGCACGCG aacacacacagagactgcgGTGTGGGCGACGCTTTAAAGTCTCCGCCAATGTCACGTATTTCTCTGGGCAAGAAAGTCAAGTCTGTGAGAGAGACGATGAGGAAACACATATCAAAGAGATACCACAGCTCTCTTTGTGAACAG TCAAGTCCAGACCGTGTTCCCAGCTGCCCTCACTCACCTCAGTCAGAATCTGACTCTTTGGAGAAACCTAAACTGAAGCCTGGAGGTTCTGTAGAAAGCCTGAGGAGTTCACTGAGTGGACAGAGTTCCATGA GTGGTCAGACAGTGGGCACCACTGACTCCTCCAACAGCAACAGAGAAAGTGTGAAGTCTGAGGACGGTGAAGAGGACGAGCTGCCTTACCACGGACCCTTCTGTGGACGTGCAGTAGTTCATACTGATTTCACACCCAGTCCCTATGACGCCGACTCTCTCAAACTCAAG AGCGGCGACGTCATTGACATCATCAGTAAGCCGCCGATGGGCACGTGGATGGGGATGCTCGGCGGTAAAGTCGGCACCTTCAAGTTTATATACGTGGACGTCCTGAATGAGGAGCAGGCGAAGCCCAAGAAGAcgcgcaggaggaggagggctcgGCAACCCAAACCCACGTCTGTGGAGGAGCTCCTCGATCGCATCAACCTCAAA GACCATCTCCCCACTTTCCTTTTCAATGGCTACGAGGACCTGGACACGTTCAAGTTGCTGGAGGAAGAAGATCTGGATGAGCTGAACATACGAGATCCCCAGCACAGAGCTGTGCTGCTCActgctgtggagctgctgcaaGAGTACGACGGCGGGTCAG GAAGCAGCGACCCAGACCGAGGCAGTGAGTCCAGAGGCTCGCAGGAGAAGCTGCTCCTGGACAGACGCGGCGGACTCATGGGAGATTCCCCGCGAGACTCGGGCTGCTACGAGAGTAACGAGAACCTGGAGAACG GAAGGGACAAAAAGACATCTTCGTCCGTGAGCAGGTCCTCCTCTGGTTTCGAGTCGAGCCGCCTCTCCTCTCCAGATCCGCCTGCCCTCACTCTGACCCTGAACCTCAGCAGCCCGGTTAAGATTTTACCCCACAGCCCACCAGAATGCCCTCCCTGTATCTTACCATCACTAAGACCCCCTAAGTACAGCTTAGGTCTCGTGAGCCCATCATTTGTTAATCCTCCCAGTGGAGCCCCTGCTAGGAGCCAGAGCTGCATGGATCTGAGAAGGAAGCCAGCACCGGAGTCGCTGATGCACTGCTTCTCCCTGTCAGATCTCCACAAAGAGCAGAGGAATAAACTCAGCGACCCAAAAGCCTGGAATCTGAGCTCCAAGAGTGAGGAGACCAGGAGGCAGAACCATTTCAAGGTCAATATTCCGTCTTCAACCGCAGCAAACGATGCTCTGTGTGAGACTTTGAATGTGGGCGGGAGCAATGTGTTTGCTCCTAATGGagggaaaacaacacagagcGCAGGCCTTAATCTGCAGAACACTGTGCCAGCACAAAGGTCTAATCATCCCATTAATATGTCATCCTCACCAAACTCGCAACAAGAGCCGTTACTAACAGAAACCGTCTGCGTGGAGAACTCCACAGGCCACGCGTCGTCACAGGGTCAAAGGAGTTTCTTACTTTCAGCCAATAGTGAAGCTCGACTGCTGAAAGTGAAAAGAAAGGACAAGACGGCCGCTGTTACAGGACGCTCGTCTCAAAAAGGAGACGCTTCCTGA
- the ddo gene encoding D-aspartate oxidase: MSSVRVVVVGAGVVGFSTAVCIAEALPSCSVTLLAETFSPYTTSDGAAGILFAAKFPDIPLERQRRWFKDTFDHLLAISQSENSPEAGVMLSSGCQIFREVPEDTKPYWSDLVMGFRRMTDRELNRFPDHKFGQIFTTLKCECSSYLPWLEKRFRKAGGQVQQKKVNNLQELSSSYDIIVNCSGLGSKTLVGDAEVHPVRGQVLKVDAPWVQHFIRDGDGKTYIFPGIHSVTVGGTRQEGDWRLGVDEGDTKSILERCTRLEPSLSKAKVLAKWVGLRPSRRNPRVEREGMQLQGKRVPVVHNYGHGGWGVSLAWGTALDAMRLVSQCLYEIPLQAKL; the protein is encoded by the exons ATGAGCAGTGTCAGGGTCGTAGTGGTGGGAGCTGGTGTGGTTGGATTCTCCACTGCTGTGTGCATCGCTGAGGCTCTTCCTTCATGTTCTGTCACTCTGCTGGCTGAGACTTTCAGCCCGTACACCACCAGCGATGGAGCTGCCGGGATCCTGTTTGCTGCAAAGTTTCcag ATATTCCCTTGGAAAGACAAAGACGCTGGTTCAAGGACACCTTTGATCACCTGCTGGCCATTTCTCAATCAGAAAACTCACCGGAAGCTGGAGTAATGCTGAGCTCTGG atGTCAGATTTTTAGGGAGGTTCCAGAAGATACAAAGCCCTACTGGTCTGACCTTGTGATGGGCTTTCGACGCATGACTGACCGTGAACTAAATCGGTTCCCCGATCACAAGTTTGGCCAGATTTTCAccacattaaaatgtgaatgCTCAAGCTACCTGCCATGGCTGGAGAAGAG gtttagaAAAGCTGGAGGTCAAGTGCAACAGAAGAAAGTCAACAATCTTCAGGAATTAAGCAGCAGCTACGACATCATCGTCAACTGCTCTGGTCTGGGCTCCAAAACGCTGGTGGGTGACGCTGAGGTTCACCCGGTCAGAGGACAGGTTCTCAAGGTGGACGCACCATGGGTGCAGCACTTCATCAGAGACGGAGACGGAAAGACGTACATCTTCCCCGGCATACACAGCGTCACAGTCGGTGGCACGAGGCAGGAGGGCGACTGGCGACTCGGGGTGGACGAAGGAGACACGAAAAGCATCCTGGAGCGTTGCACCAGGCTGGAGCCGTCGCTCAGCAAAGCCAAAGTTCTCGCCAAGTGGGTCGGTCTGAGGCCGAGCAGAAGAAATCCAAGAGTGGAGAGGGAGGGGATGCAGCTGCAGGGCAAGAGAGTTCCAGTGGTCCATAATTACGGCCATGGGGGCTGGGGAGTCAGTCTGGCCTGGGGCACCGCCCTGGACGCCATGAGGCTGGTAAGCCAGTGCCTTTATGAAATACCACTACAAGCTAAGCTGTAA